The proteins below come from a single Zhouia spongiae genomic window:
- a CDS encoding RNA polymerase sigma factor, protein MTKEAVFIEQLKNKKTQQHAFRDLITQNKQRLYWHIRRIVLNHDDADDILQNTFIKAFRSIENFKGDSAVYTWLYRIATNESITFLNSKAKKLNITNEELQDSIVNNLEADIHFDGGEIELRLQKAIATLPEKQRLVFNMKYFDSLKYDDISEILGTSVGALKASYHHAVKKIEEFLTND, encoded by the coding sequence TTGACAAAAGAAGCTGTTTTTATTGAACAACTTAAAAATAAAAAAACGCAACAACATGCGTTCAGGGACCTTATTACACAAAACAAACAACGCTTATACTGGCATATCCGCCGAATTGTTCTAAATCACGATGATGCCGACGACATCCTTCAAAATACATTTATCAAAGCATTCAGGAGTATCGAAAACTTTAAAGGAGACAGCGCTGTTTATACATGGTTATACCGTATAGCAACTAACGAGTCGATTACCTTTTTAAACAGTAAAGCCAAAAAATTAAATATTACCAATGAAGAATTGCAGGATTCAATAGTAAACAATTTGGAAGCCGACATACATTTTGATGGTGGCGAGATTGAACTCAGGCTACAAAAGGCCATTGCCACACTGCCTGAAAAACAGCGCCTTGTTTTTAACATGAAATATTTTGACAGTTTGAAGTACGATGACATCTCTGAAATTTTAGGAACTTCGGTAGGGGCCCTGAAAGCATCTTACCATCATGCCGTAAAGAAAATTGAAGAATTTTTAACCAATGATTAA
- a CDS encoding ABC transporter ATP-binding protein, whose protein sequence is MDYFKKILSFARPYKRYAYLNIFFNILYALFSTLSFIALIPVLKVIFGDKKEVFTKPVYEGLGSLKAYTESYLNYEISTLIEVHGDFKVLMIMVSVIISIFLLKNVSNYFAMFYITFLRNGVLKDIRNAMYKKVVALPLSFYSEKRKGDTISKISADVEEVRNSLLSVLEMIVREPLTILFSLIAMFVFSMKLTLFVFVFIPISGFLISKIGKSLKKKSIKVQQEQGVFLSILEETMSGLRIIKAFNSEGAFEKKFSDSNHRYYRFSNSVLNRQNLASPMSELMGIIVIGILLVYGGYLVFIDNSMEASFFLGYIMLAYNILTPAKAISKASYSLKRGNGAAERILDLLNTENPIKDAPNAIAKTGFDKSINIDNISFKYENDYVLKNFSVEIPKGKTVALVGQSGSGKSTIANLITRFYDLEEGRIEIDGINIKQITKHSLHSLMGVVSQDSILFNDTVANNIKLGKPDATDEEILEAAKIANAYEFIKELPNGFNTNVGDAGGKLSGGQKQRLSIARAVLKNPPVMILDEATSALDTESEKLVQKALENMMMNRTSVVIAHRLSTIQNADQIIVMKKGEIVEQGTHSELLNLNGDYKKLVDMQSFE, encoded by the coding sequence CAGTACATTGTCTTTTATTGCTTTAATCCCCGTTTTAAAAGTAATTTTCGGCGATAAAAAGGAAGTGTTCACAAAGCCCGTATACGAAGGACTTGGCTCTTTAAAAGCATATACCGAAAGTTATCTTAATTATGAAATTTCCACATTAATAGAAGTGCATGGCGATTTTAAAGTATTAATGATAATGGTTAGTGTCATTATTTCGATTTTCCTTTTAAAGAATGTATCTAATTATTTTGCTATGTTCTATATTACCTTTTTACGTAATGGTGTATTGAAGGACATTAGAAATGCCATGTACAAAAAGGTTGTTGCCCTTCCGCTCTCATTCTATTCTGAGAAAAGAAAGGGAGATACTATTTCTAAAATCAGTGCAGATGTTGAAGAAGTCAGAAACTCATTATTATCTGTATTGGAAATGATCGTAAGAGAACCGTTAACTATACTCTTTTCTTTAATTGCCATGTTTGTTTTTAGCATGAAACTAACCTTGTTTGTTTTTGTGTTTATTCCTATATCGGGGTTTTTAATATCCAAAATAGGAAAGTCACTTAAAAAGAAATCAATAAAGGTACAACAAGAACAGGGCGTTTTTCTTTCTATCCTCGAAGAAACAATGTCCGGACTTAGGATTATAAAGGCTTTCAATTCAGAAGGAGCTTTCGAAAAAAAATTTTCAGACTCAAATCACCGATATTATAGGTTTTCAAATTCGGTATTGAACAGACAAAACCTCGCTTCACCGATGAGTGAGCTTATGGGTATTATCGTCATCGGAATATTGTTAGTGTATGGAGGATATCTTGTTTTTATCGACAACAGTATGGAAGCTAGTTTTTTCCTAGGATATATTATGCTAGCCTACAATATTCTTACACCCGCTAAAGCTATTTCTAAAGCGAGCTACAGCCTTAAGCGTGGTAATGGAGCTGCCGAAAGGATACTCGATCTCCTCAATACGGAAAACCCAATAAAGGACGCCCCGAATGCCATAGCTAAAACCGGTTTTGACAAGAGCATCAACATCGATAATATTTCCTTTAAATACGAGAATGATTATGTTTTAAAGAATTTCTCTGTCGAAATCCCAAAGGGAAAAACGGTGGCACTGGTAGGGCAATCAGGGAGCGGAAAAAGCACCATTGCGAACTTAATTACACGATTTTATGATCTAGAAGAGGGTCGTATCGAAATTGATGGCATTAACATCAAACAAATAACCAAACATTCTTTGCATTCATTGATGGGCGTAGTTTCTCAGGATTCCATCCTGTTTAACGATACTGTTGCCAACAACATCAAACTCGGAAAACCGGATGCCACAGATGAAGAAATATTAGAAGCTGCCAAAATTGCGAATGCTTATGAATTTATCAAGGAACTACCTAATGGTTTTAATACCAATGTTGGAGATGCCGGAGGAAAACTTAGTGGCGGACAAAAACAACGTTTATCAATTGCCCGGGCTGTATTAAAAAACCCTCCGGTCATGATTCTCGATGAAGCAACTTCTGCACTCGATACTGAGAGTGAAAAGCTTGTTCAGAAAGCATTGGAAAATATGATGATGAACAGAACCTCTGTTGTTATCGCCCACAGGTTGTCGACCATTCAAAATGCCGATCAAATCATTGTAATGAAAAAAGGGGAAATTGTAGAACAGGGAACACACAGCGAACTACTTAACCTTAACGGCGACTACAAAAAACTGGTAGACATGCAATCTTTTGAATAA